TTTGGTGCAATGGCAcaataggttaatcctctgtctgcaagtgctggttcatattccatctactccacttcccatccagctccctactcatggcctggaaaagcagtagaagatggctcaaggtcttgggtctTTGCACCCATATGAGGTCCTGATAAGAgactcccagctcttggctttggataagctcaggtCTAGtaattgctgccatttggggagtgaaccaggggatggaaggcttctgtctctccttctttttgtagatctagcattcaaataaaaataaataaatctctaagaaaaACCAAGACAGTAAGTTTTTTCCCCCAAACAGACAGAGAATGattagccaaggtgaagcagagagggcacattccggCAAATAGGAGAGAATAGGCAGATGGCAAAGGGGCATGTGGaggctgatggacacaggaaagcagcatagatGACTTTATggtgctgcagtgaacagataccccagtggcattcagtgagcagTGACCTGAACTCCACTGGAGCCGAAGCTCCACCAGGAGCCAGTTGGGAAGGGGTGTTCACCAGGAGGTCAGTAGGtcaacccaggcaaagaactgcccacattgctgatttgtttgatttgaccaggaacagagacttAGCAGTATATTCtagacaggcagtgcagggacAGGGTGAATTTCACTGACCAGACCTACACCAGACCTgcatcaggtgtcattttgtgcACGGAGggaaaggctatgggacaggactgtttccctatacaaaatggcacctgatgcagcaaagctttcctttgtctttgaaaatgaaataaaattctttcaaagtaaagaaaagctcaaagaatacacctcttccagacctgtcctacaaatgatgctttaaCATCTTTAAGAAAAGGAACAACATCCACCCAAAGCAAAGGTAAATGTTAAGGAAAAccaagtaaaataacaatagaagactaaatcgaACAACAAataacacattgctaaaatgacaggaccaaattaccatccattcatattaaccctgaatgtaaaagacTTAAATTAATCATGCAAATATTATGGATTAGtaagtagactggatcaaaaaacaaaacccattatCTGTCGCCTGCAGgcgacacatctcaccaacaaaaattagTGGAAATTTTAGCTCATgggttttaatgtttttattttgtttcattttttcaattctttttgaaattcttcactgactcataagtcataccatagcataattttcttcaagaatccttttgattttttctttcttaattctttttttgataatcttacatatttgattagggcacGAAGGGTCAAGAGTTGCAAgagagtgggtaagaccattgtttccacactaatatcattttatttcctgtatctggggtaaggggagaaacaaagggagaagccacacaaaacctcccacccattccaggttcCCTATgaggggcatgctccaaggatcctgctcaagcagttttgataattcaacatgTTTAAACTgatgccaatctcaccattccacaCACTattaaatctcttcagaatccactggctgacatagtctcttcacggTTGGatttctgagatcagcagttcagttggagggatctccaaagaaactttgtctgaggtgatcccagacctgatttttgtgtgtgcttgccagtacagggtccggcacagctCGCCACCTCAATTAGCTTATGCACAttctggtagttgcaattgctgggtcagttctgtatccagccctgtcttctacagaaaacagtgggtgttgcagtccagcctgatccttcccacttcatacttggccctcccgcaaactagtgggagctgcagcctagtcagggagattccccataacctccaccaggcctgccccctaccctggttgccATGCTTACCACTATGTACTGccgacttgttcagtctgtcccacatcccatttagctctcatacacgtcaatgggcattaaaacctagttcaacccaatcagccctactatccagtccacacatatactggcaggtgcctgtctgtctagccatccctgtTCTGATTCTCACACTCTGCAGTgagaatggtaacccaagagggaggtgcccactatctacCAACTAGACCacgcccactcctggatcatgcactgtccaggtggttctggagtttaatccgacagatttagcccccagtaccAACCTCTGTcggctgatgctgcggcaaagcccaaccaacactcacccactctgatttatgcttgcaccagtcagaacagtcagccaaGCCtagatatacagtaactgtgtaatagaaactatcatatgcAAGCGTAAGGATATAATACAGTAttcatctttacttccagatcaaatatggactcctaatgaaactgtcaaatatatcttgaaaataggatgtcagactctgccattgttcatgcagATAATGATGTACtttgactatttatgaagaaatatattattgtaataagaGAGGAAAAtgagtgtgtgggggagggggcttgGGAAGGAAATTTGAGAAGGGGGATAAGAGAAATCTCAGAGTCTATggtattgtatcataaaataataataatgatacagAAGTGGAAAAGGATTTTTCTCCCCACATCTGCTCTTAATCCTGACTATAAagatataaaatgaacaaattattaGAAGTCACATGATGACTTATCAATGATGTAaatgagtatttctttttttggagAAATTGATTTGTGGGTTACGGTCCTTTAGACTGCTCAGGAACAAGTACAATGAGATCTCTCCCAAAATGTTTGTTGGCTTTTCTTTGGCTTCCTATTAGCTTCCTAGAAGCTTGAAGGGGCCCAGAGACAAAGTTACAATCTGAGATCATTTTGTATAGCTAACAAGAAAACTAAGGTATGCATGTTGGGTATTTTATCCTGCAAATGCAGAAGCCAAAGTAGAGGATATGAGTTCCCACTGGTTGCTTGCTTTTTCCCAGCTCCATTTGTGTTTCTAAGGAAGACATGGATGGCAGGCAGCTGTCCATGAAGGAGTGAAGGCCTGCCTGGCTTGCTGTGTCCCTCAGCAGAGTGACAGGCAGCTCAAAGCTTGGGAGCCAGCAGTGTGAGTTCCTCTGTTGCTGCATCTCAGAAGCATTGGGAGGGACCATGAGAGACTGcagggtgggattctcaggtaagaTGTGAGGTTACATCTTATAGATGGGTCTGGACCAGTGGGAATTTCCTGGGCTATGGGAAAGAAGTAGGAAGCTGCGCTGtgtccaagatgggatgtttgAATCACTTCTCACAATTTCCAAATAATATCTTTTGCAcctttatttttcaatatatgaATATTGACATTTAGACATTGCTATTACATATAGGAAAAGCTAAAACAAGTGCTTTTCTCTGgtacagatttcagaattttcatTATTCTACCACAAAATTCGGAACAAAATTTTTCTTGCCATAGAATCTTGCCATAAAATCTGATATTTTATAAGTGTCCAGAGAATGTTTCCAACTCTGTTTTCAGCTAAAAATGAGGTTttagtatcttccatccactttaaAAAACCCCattctttaaaaatcaacaagGTCCTTATCATTACTATAGACTCAGGGATGTCACTCTCATAGGATTCATTTCAAGTTCCCTGAGGAATTTTTGGTTCCCTAATAATGTTGAGGTTTCTAGAAACAGTAATTTGAATGTATTTGAGTAAAGGTTAGGTTTTGCTATTCTCACAGCAAAACAGAATAATTCACATTTTATCTTGCCTATGTACTTTTCCTATTTTATTCACTTAATACCTGTATTATTTAAGAtcctgatgccaggaaccaaagACTCAATCTATATTCCCCACATGTATGGTAACTTGATTTGTCATGGCTTCTTTCCTGGGTCATTAGTAACAGTGATCTAGAATCAGAGTCCAGAAACTGAAGTCTAACCCAGGTATTCCAGCATAGGGCACTGGCATACCAAGCACTGAACAGCCACTAAGACAAGCACCATTATAATCTCAAGACTTGAATTTTTCTAGAATTTGTCACCTATGATTTCTCTAcattcaaacatttaaaattacCTGTGTTTAGGCATTGATCTACTGTGCATTTCTACTTGGATGACTAGTTGGCTGACAGAAGACCACCACACTCAAGACTGATTGCATACATTTTTTGtcaatattttcactttttaaatcttATTCCTGTTTCTACCAACATAGTTTTCCAaaagacttattttctttttcattgaaaggcagttacagaaagaaaaggaaaaatagaaagatctcccaactactggttcactccctaaatgattgaAAGAGCCATGGCCGAGCAGGTTTGAATTTAGGAGCCAGTATCTTCTTCTGAGCTTCCCATGTGGGCCACGgggccccaagaacttgagccattttctgctgctttcccaagccataagcatggacctggattagaagtgaagcagccaggatgtgaaacaGCCCCTGAATGGGATCCCATCACAGCAGATGACAGATACTGTCCTGCCAAGGTTCCAGTCTCTGTAGCAATGTTTTACTCAAACAGATTATTGGTATCTATATGTTTGTGTCTGTTGCTAATCCCAATTTTGTGATATTCCTATGATCATTTCCTTAAAACACACCTTCTGCATTTTTCTTTCGTAAAACAAGATTTTTGTAGAAAATCATTTACACATAAATGAATTACAAATATATTTGCTACCAGAAGCTGATTCCTTTAATTTCCCTCTATGCTATTTTTTACATTGCAGTGACTATTTGTATTTgtaatttattatttgtattattgACTTCTTGGAGAACCTGTTCCCATTCTGTGTGAAGTTCAGACAGGTAGGAAATGCAAACTTTTCACGTGTTCATTACCTGTACTCCAAAGTTCTCTAAAGCGTTTACAGGATCTAttcatgttttattgttttttcttttctccctgcaCTACATTCAGGTATATAGCCATATTATGGAAACTAAGTAAGTCTTTGCTTGAGGAACAAGGCTTCATTGCAAGATCACAGGTAAGTAACAGGAAAAGTGTAGAGATtaccattcatccattcatttatttatggggTCCCTAATCTATGTGGCCGGTATTTATTGAGTACACGTTCTCCACATATTTATCAAAGTTGCTGCACAAATAACATAGAAGCAAATGGGCAACTGCCTGCTACTTAGGAGCTTAAATTCAAGTGACTTTGGGAGTAGAATGTATGTTTATGTGTCAtaggaaaaaaagataaacagataAATTAACAGCGTTTCACAAATGAAAATGCAATGTGGATACAGGATAGAtcattctgcctctctttctgagATTATGACTATGTGGTTGGGATTGCAAATATGTTTACACTGGAATTCCATCAAAAAGTCAGTGTCATTATAATGTACTAGGCAGTAAGGGCTCAGCAggtaatttttgtttgctttgaggcTTGACCCCTGGGGAAACACTGCATAAGCACGTCTTTCAATTTTTAATGAAATCCCCTGGATCTCCTAACCCATAAAACTCTGGGTCCTGCTCGCCAGTGGCTCAGTTGGCACTGGCAGACGCTATTTAAAAGCCTCAAGACTGCCCAAATGCTTGGCAGAGCGACTGGGAGGAACTGTGATCTGCTTGCCTCATGGATTCCTAGAGCATGGGAGACTGAGCACCTTGCTTTGGCTCTCTCAGTGACACACTGGCTCGATACAAATGCAAATCTCTTCTCTGGGATGTTCACTTTTAAATTGCTGGAAGCTGATTTCCCCACTGTATTAAACAGAGTTTTAATAACTCTCCAAATTAACTAGAGTGAAACTCACCCTCCCTTGACTTGAGATGTTAACAGGTGAGTGTTGATTTTATCTTTTCTGCCTTTTGCCTCACAGGTTTTGCCTGTGACAACCAAGGATGTTGCAGGATGCACCATCTTCGTTCACCTGAGACCACAAGTGACCCTAAAGAAGAGGTAAACTGGACGCTGTGCTATGAGTCAAGAGTGATCAGCGTTCCAAAATGGCTTCTGATGGAAATTGCCAGTAGTTTTTCTTGATGGTCACATTTACGCATTCACCATGTTAAAGCATGTAGGGAATGAAGTCACACAGAGAGTGCTTGATTTCACTGTTCCATTGTGGGTCCAAAAGGAGTACATTACCTTCTGTGTAGCTCAATCTAAGCAGACTGAAGTCTGTGGAGTAcgtattttaatatttctcttctcttttcttacaGATATGTCTGGTGGAAGAATGGACGTAGAAAATGACTCTTCTGCAACGGAGTTTGTCCTGCTGGGAttaacacaacagccagagctgcagctgcctctcttcttcctgttcttaGGCATCTATGTCATGGCTGTGGTGGGGAACCTGGGCCTGATTGTTCTCATTGTTCTGAACCCTCACCTGCACACTCCCATGTACTACTTTCTCTTCAACCTTTCCTTTGTGGACCTCTGCTACTCCTGTGTCATAACACCCAGAATGCTGATGAGTTTTGTGAAAGTGAACATCATCTCCTATGCTGAGTGCATGACTcagctctttttctcttctttctttgtaattgaTGAGTGTTGCATCTTGACATCAATGGCCTATGACCGTTATGTGGCCatctgccagcccctgctctaCAAGGTCACCATGTCCCTTCAGGTATGCTTCATGCTGACGACAGGTGTGTATGCAATGGGGTTTGCTGGTGCCATGGCCCACACTGGAAGCATGCTGAGAGTCACCTTCTGTGATGGCAACATCATCAACCATTTTGCATGTGACATTCATCCACTTCTCCAGCTCTCCTGCACAAGCACCTATGTCAATGAGCTGGTGGTTTTCATTGTGGTGGGCATCAATGTCACAGTGCCCTGTCTCACCCTCTTTATTTCTTACACTATGATCCTCTCCACCATCCTTCACATGGATTCTGCCCGTGGCAGATCCAAAGCCTTTAGTACTTGTAGCTCCCACATAATtgctgctggctttttttttggaTCTGGGGCATTTATGTTCCTTAGGCCTTCTCCTGCTGGTTCTCTGGCTCATGATAAAGTGTGTACTATTTTTTATACCATTGTGGGACCAATGTTGAATCCTTTCATTTATAGTTTGAGGAACAAAGACATACATGTTGCATTGAGAAAGACTTTAAAGAAAAGCATCTTTTTCTAGCTTGATGTTTGGGGAAATAAGATTAAAGAATCAAAAAATTGCAAATGATTTAGTGACAGGGTACATTAATTACAGATAGCCTGTCACAAGTCATGACAATGTATGAAAGTGGAGTACCATACCTTCATGGTTCTAGAGGAAGTGTGGAAACTGGTTTGTTCTGCTGTTCTCTAGTTCCTTCTCTGATTTATAGTGATGTAAGGATAAAGGGTTGGATGATAATAATTGCTGAGACTTCATGGTAAGGATCTGTTCACTGAGAATAACTTTGTTACAAATGTTTAGAAGCACTTCACCACACTGATATTAAAATGTTAAGTAACTTTCATTCctattttctttgtgatttttatttcttcctttttttttctcagaggcATAATGGTATAAATAATGTGGCGTTTCCATAAGCAAATATTAACTGAACATCCACTCTGTCCCAGCTTTGTAGTCCAATTCAAAATCTTGAGGGGATGTGCCCACAAAGCATCTGTGCTCTCACAGAGCTACTGTTTACATAAAGTGAGATGGGGTGCAGGTGTTTGGGAGCAGGAGGCATGGTGAGTGAGCAGATCTATGAGCATCTATCCTTAATACGTAATATAGAAGCAATGTACAGTTAATATCCATGTGACTACTTCAGACCAGGTCATCAGGAAGGATTTTTCTGGAGGAACATGTGCACTGAGAGCTGACTTACGAGGAGGAACCAAGCCCAGGGGCCATGTGAGGCAAAGGGAGTAGCTGTGGCAGAGTCCCAGAAGCAGTGCCCCTACTTTTGAAAGAGAAGGCATTGAGAACGCGGTGTGGTGGATGAGAAGTGCGTATCAGGATATGTGTGTGATGtgcaggaaaagagaaaggaagtgaaAATGAAGCACTCACGCTTTGTAAAACTTCAAAAAGTGATTTTAATTAGATAAAGAATGCTTTTGATGAATAGCATCTAAACATCTAGTCTCATTCAATAAAATTTATCCATTGATGTAGTAGAGGAAAATGAATATCTCCATGTTCTTTATGAAAAAGAGAATTTTGATAGCATTCACATAGGATTATAATCCACAAGTGGATTTGTTAGAATGTCATGAAATGTCTGTGAATCAATTATTGTGTAGTTATGAATTAAGCAGGAAAAACAAGACTCAGGAAACAGAATTCAACAACATTCTTAAAAGAGATAGGTTgagttttaatgttttttcttttgttgaaaaaataaattttctttatccagtgtGCTGAAATGACAATATTT
The sequence above is a segment of the Ochotona princeps isolate mOchPri1 chromosome 4, mOchPri1.hap1, whole genome shotgun sequence genome. Coding sequences within it:
- the LOC101531053 gene encoding olfactory receptor 8B8-like produces the protein MSGGRMDVENDSSATEFVLLGLTQQPELQLPLFFLFLGIYVMAVVGNLGLIVLIVLNPHLHTPMYYFLFNLSFVDLCYSCVITPRMLMSFVKVNIISYAECMTQLFFSSFFVIDECCILTSMAYDRYVAICQPLLYKVTMSLQVCFMLTTGVYAMGFAGAMAHTGSMLRVTFCDGNIINHFACDIHPLLQLSCTSTYVNELVVFIVVGINVTVPCLTLFISYTMILSTILHMDSARGRSKAFSTCSSHIIAAGFFFGSGAFMFLRPSPAGSLAHDKVCTIFYTIVGPMLNPFIYSLRNKDIHVALRKTLKKSIFF